From a single Collibacillus ludicampi genomic region:
- a CDS encoding ornithine--oxo-acid transaminase codes for MKTQELITLTETYGAHNYHPLPIVISKAEGVWVEDPEGKKYMDMLSAYSAVNQGHRHPKIIRALKEQADRVTLTSRAFHNDQLGPFYKKLCEITGKNMILPMNTGAEAVETAVKAVRRWAYEVKKVPENQAEIIVCSGNFHGRTLTVISFSSEPEYKRGFGPFTPGFKIVPYGDIEALREAITPNTAAFLIEPIQGEAGIIIPPKGYLRDAYELCKQNDVLFVADEIQTGFGRTGKMFACDWEDVKPDVYVLGKALGGGVMPISAVAADKSVLSVFDPGSHGSTFGGNPLACACAIAALEVVEEENLVQRSLELGEYFLENLQKIKNPVIKEIRGRGLFIGVELTTNARPYCEKLKEDGLLCKETHENVIRFAPPLIISKEQLDWAIDRITKVFSA; via the coding sequence ATGAAAACACAAGAACTGATCACCCTGACGGAAACATACGGTGCACATAATTATCATCCGCTTCCTATTGTCATTTCGAAAGCGGAAGGTGTTTGGGTGGAAGACCCGGAAGGAAAGAAATATATGGATATGCTGAGTGCATATTCGGCAGTAAATCAAGGGCACCGTCATCCCAAGATCATTCGTGCTTTAAAAGAACAGGCTGACCGCGTCACACTTACATCGCGAGCTTTTCACAATGACCAACTGGGACCGTTTTATAAGAAACTCTGTGAAATCACTGGAAAGAATATGATTCTGCCAATGAACACGGGAGCCGAAGCGGTGGAAACCGCAGTGAAAGCTGTTCGCCGTTGGGCGTATGAAGTGAAAAAAGTTCCCGAAAATCAGGCGGAGATCATCGTATGTAGCGGGAATTTCCACGGTCGAACACTTACCGTTATTTCCTTCTCCTCCGAGCCGGAATACAAACGTGGTTTCGGACCTTTTACACCCGGTTTCAAAATCGTCCCCTATGGTGACATCGAAGCATTGCGTGAGGCCATTACACCGAACACGGCTGCATTTCTCATCGAGCCGATTCAAGGGGAGGCCGGCATCATTATTCCGCCAAAAGGCTATCTGCGGGATGCTTATGAGCTCTGCAAACAAAATGACGTTCTCTTTGTCGCTGACGAGATTCAGACGGGATTCGGCAGAACCGGAAAAATGTTCGCCTGTGATTGGGAAGATGTGAAACCGGATGTCTATGTTCTGGGAAAAGCACTGGGCGGTGGCGTCATGCCAATCTCAGCGGTAGCGGCCGACAAGAGTGTTTTGAGTGTTTTCGATCCCGGTTCCCATGGCTCTACTTTCGGCGGAAATCCGCTGGCATGCGCTTGCGCAATTGCTGCACTCGAGGTCGTTGAAGAAGAAAATCTCGTGCAAAGGTCATTGGAATTGGGTGAGTATTTCCTGGAAAATCTTCAAAAGATCAAAAATCCTGTGATCAAAGAAATCCGTGGCAGGGGCCTCTTCATTGGTGTTGAACTAACAACGAACGCTCGCCCCTATTGTGAAAAGTTGAAAGAGGATGGGCTCCTCTGTAAAGAAACACATGAGAACGTGATCCGTTTTGCTCCTCCGCTTATCATCTCAAAAGAACAGTTGGATTGGGCAATCGACCGGATTACGAAGGTCTTCTCTGCATAA
- a CDS encoding sigma-54 interaction domain-containing protein: MKERSRLEQMMKCYEAVLDLLDEGIHVIDTSGKTLLYNKKMSELEGLTIEEVLHKDIREVLPSLTAETSTLLKAIQTGRPVGEQRQTYFTVKGKEITTVNRTYPIYLENELIGALELAQDISEVKRLTDQMIQNSKAYGLPSRGKSDSNNTRFTFDMIIGRSPAFQEAIEYAKRAARSHSTILIYGETGTGKEMVAQSIHNASARAGFPFIAQNCSAIPESLMEGILFGTKKGSFTGAIDRPGIFEQARGGTLLLDEIHTMNVAVQAKLLRVLQEGQIQRIGATQATDVDVRVIATINIDPIQAVKKGLLREDLYYRLGVVCIHIPPLRERKEDIPELVQAFLHTCNKRVGTDVREISDELLDAFMRYSWPGNVRQLEHVIEGALNMVQRERQLKMEHLAPYFRVQLEKEIKKNDENPSENEKVVEDMFDSGSLLSRENERERIVEALQSTHGNISGAARLLGISRQLLQYKLKKYGIPR, from the coding sequence ATGAAAGAAAGAAGTAGACTCGAACAGATGATGAAATGTTATGAAGCTGTCCTCGATTTGTTGGACGAAGGTATTCACGTGATTGATACATCGGGTAAAACGCTTCTTTACAATAAAAAAATGTCTGAACTTGAGGGTCTCACAATTGAAGAAGTCTTACACAAAGATATACGTGAGGTTCTTCCTTCATTAACGGCTGAAACGAGTACATTGCTCAAGGCCATACAGACAGGGCGGCCTGTTGGAGAGCAGAGACAAACATACTTTACCGTCAAAGGCAAAGAGATCACGACCGTCAATCGCACATATCCTATTTATCTTGAAAACGAATTGATCGGTGCCCTTGAGTTAGCACAGGATATCAGCGAAGTGAAAAGACTAACCGATCAGATGATACAGAACAGCAAAGCGTACGGGTTGCCTTCACGAGGAAAAAGCGATTCCAATAACACGCGTTTTACATTTGACATGATCATCGGCAGAAGCCCTGCATTTCAGGAAGCGATTGAGTATGCAAAAAGAGCCGCCAGAAGTCATTCGACCATTTTAATCTACGGGGAAACGGGAACAGGAAAAGAAATGGTCGCACAAAGCATACATAATGCGAGTGCGAGAGCAGGATTCCCCTTCATTGCACAAAACTGTTCCGCCATACCGGAATCGCTTATGGAAGGGATTCTCTTTGGTACAAAAAAAGGGAGCTTTACAGGTGCGATCGACAGGCCTGGAATTTTTGAACAAGCGCGCGGCGGGACATTGCTCCTCGATGAGATTCACACGATGAACGTTGCTGTACAAGCCAAACTATTGCGCGTTTTGCAAGAAGGGCAAATCCAAAGGATCGGAGCGACACAGGCGACCGATGTCGATGTCCGCGTGATCGCAACGATCAACATTGATCCGATACAGGCGGTTAAAAAGGGGCTGTTAAGAGAAGACCTGTATTATCGTTTAGGAGTGGTATGCATTCACATTCCACCATTGCGCGAGCGAAAAGAAGATATCCCGGAATTGGTTCAAGCGTTTCTTCATACCTGCAACAAACGGGTAGGCACTGATGTAAGGGAGATTTCCGATGAGTTGCTCGATGCTTTTATGCGTTACTCCTGGCCTGGAAACGTTCGTCAGTTGGAACATGTGATCGAAGGGGCATTGAACATGGTACAAAGGGAACGCCAACTGAAAATGGAACACCTGGCTCCCTATTTTCGTGTCCAATTGGAAAAAGAGATCAAAAAGAATGATGAGAATCCTAGCGAAAACGAAAAGGTCGTAGAGGATATGTTTGATAGCGGTTCGCTGTTATCGCGTGAAAACGAACGTGAACGAATCGTCGAGGCACTTCAGTCCACTCACGGAAATATTTCAGGAGCGGCCCGGTTACTTGGAATTAGCAGGCAATTGCTGCAATATAAACTGAAGAAATACGGGATTCCGCGATAG
- a CDS encoding pyridoxal-phosphate-dependent aminotransferase family protein: MKLPIRTLMGPGPLDVHPRVLAAMSQPLLGHLDPVFLDMMNRMMDKLRYVFETKNELTLAMSGTGSAGMETVFVNLVEPGDKVIVGVNGLFGTRMADVASRLGAEVIPIEQEWGLPIAPEQIERALTQNPDTKFVALVHAETSTGVWQPLDEIAQVVNKFDALLIVDAVTSLAGIPVQVDKHKIDACYSGTQKCVGAPPGLAPVTLSPKAFDVLKQRKSKVPNWYLDLTMIANYWGQERFYHHTAPISMIYALFEALTLIEEEGLSNVYARHLLNGRALQAGLQAMGLEMVVKEERYRLPQLTAVRIPDGIQDTQVRGLLLERYGIEIGGGLGPFKGKVWRIGLMGYSSSRKNVLLFLAALEDILNELGYTKNRNLAVEVASKFYASAIS, translated from the coding sequence ATGAAACTTCCCATTCGAACATTGATGGGCCCTGGCCCTCTGGATGTTCATCCCCGCGTATTGGCTGCCATGAGCCAACCCCTTCTCGGCCATTTGGATCCCGTCTTTCTGGACATGATGAATCGCATGATGGACAAATTGCGTTACGTCTTTGAGACGAAAAACGAACTGACGTTAGCCATGTCGGGCACGGGTAGTGCTGGTATGGAAACTGTATTTGTCAATCTGGTTGAGCCGGGAGACAAGGTGATCGTCGGTGTCAACGGACTCTTTGGTACACGTATGGCGGACGTGGCTTCCCGTTTGGGAGCAGAAGTAATCCCGATTGAACAGGAATGGGGACTCCCGATCGCACCTGAACAAATTGAACGAGCTCTTACCCAGAACCCTGATACAAAATTCGTTGCACTGGTTCACGCGGAAACTTCGACGGGCGTGTGGCAACCATTAGACGAAATCGCTCAAGTGGTGAACAAGTTCGATGCTCTGCTCATCGTTGATGCGGTCACAAGTCTTGCGGGTATTCCCGTTCAAGTGGACAAGCACAAAATCGACGCTTGTTATTCAGGGACTCAGAAGTGTGTAGGAGCGCCTCCCGGACTTGCGCCTGTGACGTTATCCCCTAAGGCATTTGATGTGCTTAAACAGAGAAAAAGCAAGGTTCCCAATTGGTATCTCGATTTGACGATGATCGCAAACTATTGGGGACAAGAACGCTTCTATCATCATACGGCACCGATTTCCATGATTTATGCCCTCTTTGAAGCGTTGACTTTAATTGAAGAAGAAGGACTGTCAAATGTATATGCACGTCACCTTCTGAACGGAAGAGCTTTACAAGCAGGACTGCAGGCGATGGGGTTGGAAATGGTCGTGAAGGAAGAACGTTATCGCCTTCCTCAATTAACGGCTGTCCGCATTCCTGATGGAATTCAAGATACGCAAGTCCGCGGTCTCTTGCTTGAACGTTACGGCATTGAGATCGGCGGCGGATTGGGGCCGTTTAAAGGAAAGGTTTGGCGGATCGGACTCATGGGATATTCGTCCAGCCGTAAAAATGTGCTTCTGTTCCTCGCCGCATTGGAGGACATCTTGAACGAATTAGGATATACAAAAAATCGAAACCTAGCGGTTGAAGTAGCCTCAAAATTCTACGCGTCCGCAATTTCTTGA
- a CDS encoding THUMP domain-containing class I SAM-dependent RNA methyltransferase: MAKIELIATAPMGLEAIVAREVRELGYDDVSVDNGKVTFIGDEAAICRANLWLRTADRVLVKMGEFRATTFEELFEQTKALPWPDWLPEDAEFPVNGKSHKSQLSSVPACQGIVKKAIVEKMKQRYRHEWFQETGPRYTIEVSLLKDIATLTIDTSGPGLHKRGYRKLAAAAPLKETLAAAMILLSRWRPDRPLVDPFCGSGTIPIEAALIGRNIAPGLEREFAAEKWPILSHKLWQQCRQEAYDLAKRTLPLEIIGSDIDEQVLSLARHSAKCAGLSHVVQFANLPANRMKAEGEYGCIITNPPYGERLGEKTEVETIYRELGQFCRKLETWSFFILTSHFYFEQLFGRRADKKRKLYNGRIECNLYQFFGPLPPRSQQMSLQQMKEETAEG, encoded by the coding sequence ATGGCAAAAATCGAATTGATCGCGACGGCTCCTATGGGGCTGGAAGCGATTGTTGCGCGTGAAGTGCGTGAACTCGGTTATGATGATGTATCTGTCGATAACGGAAAAGTGACGTTCATCGGCGATGAAGCTGCGATCTGCCGCGCCAATCTCTGGCTACGAACAGCCGACCGCGTACTTGTGAAGATGGGAGAATTTCGTGCGACAACGTTCGAAGAACTGTTTGAGCAGACGAAAGCACTTCCCTGGCCGGATTGGCTTCCGGAAGATGCGGAATTTCCCGTAAACGGAAAATCGCACAAGTCACAACTTTCAAGTGTCCCCGCCTGTCAGGGAATCGTGAAAAAAGCGATCGTTGAGAAAATGAAGCAACGTTATCGACACGAATGGTTTCAAGAAACGGGACCCCGCTATACCATTGAAGTATCCTTATTAAAAGACATTGCGACACTTACAATCGATACAAGCGGTCCCGGTCTACACAAACGGGGATACCGAAAATTGGCCGCTGCGGCACCGCTCAAAGAAACACTGGCTGCCGCAATGATTCTCTTAAGCCGCTGGCGACCTGACCGACCTCTTGTTGACCCCTTCTGCGGTTCCGGAACCATTCCGATTGAAGCAGCCTTGATCGGCCGTAACATCGCGCCGGGACTTGAACGGGAATTTGCCGCGGAAAAGTGGCCTATCCTGTCGCATAAACTTTGGCAACAATGCCGCCAGGAAGCATATGACCTCGCCAAGCGCACTCTGCCATTAGAAATTATCGGATCGGACATCGACGAGCAAGTCCTTTCATTAGCCCGCCATTCTGCCAAGTGTGCAGGACTAAGCCATGTCGTTCAATTTGCCAACTTGCCGGCAAACCGTATGAAAGCGGAAGGCGAATACGGATGCATCATCACAAACCCACCGTACGGAGAACGGTTGGGAGAAAAGACGGAAGTGGAAACCATTTATCGCGAGCTGGGCCAATTCTGCCGCAAGCTAGAAACATGGTCATTTTTTATCTTGACATCCCATTTCTATTTTGAACAATTATTCGGACGACGCGCCGATAAAAAAAGAAAACTATACAACGGGCGGATCGAATGCAATCTTTATCAATTTTTCGGACCGCTCCCCCCACGTTCACAGCAGATGAGTTTGCAACAAATGAAAGAAGAAACGGCAGAAGGATAA